The sequence below is a genomic window from Harmonia axyridis chromosome 1, icHarAxyr1.1, whole genome shotgun sequence.
agaacgtgccgagagtggtttcaacgcttcaagaacggtgattttaacacatcgaagactagcatggcggtgaaagagagaaggttttcgaagatgcagaattggaggcattacttgatcaagactcgtgtcaaacgcaacaagaattggcaggatcattgagagtgacgcaaaaagccatttcaaaacgcccgaaagtaataggaatgattcaaaaacaaggaaattgggtgtcgtacgagttgaagccaagagatgttgaacggcgttttgtttgtgaacagctgcttgcaaggcaaagactgaagagatttctgcatcgcattgtgactggagacgaaaaatgggaaCATTACgacaatcccaagcgcagaaaatcgtagggatatcccggccatgcttccacgtcgacggtcaaaccaaatattcaaggttccaaggtcatgctcagtatttggaggGATCAACTCACCGTAGTGTATTAtgggttgttaaaaccgactgaaataatcacaggcgatcgttatcgaacgcaattgatgcgtttgagccgagcattgaaagacaaacggccgcaatacaacgagagacatgataaagtgattttatagcatgatatagcatgacaatgctcgaccccatgtagagaaagtggtcaagacatacttggaaaggGTTGAAATGAGAATTCCTACCCCATcctccgtattctccagacgttgcacTCTCGGATGAtaacttgttttgatcaatggcacacgacctgggtgaccagcacttctggtcttatggagaagtaaaaaattggatcaattaaATAGATAACAAGCTTTTTCAACGTGATAATATTTCCCAGATTTTTGAACTCTTCAAGAAGTGACAATAAAATTATGGTTGGTACAGCCTACACTGTAAtatgaaatttagttttttcaatCGAATAAAAGAAATTCATTGCAATTTTTAATTGAAGAACTATGTATTCCGCCTTTCATTCAGTATCAGTTTCATcagtatattgaaaaaaaaattaatttgctttatatgaaaaaaatctgaagCCCACAATCTTTCACAATTATTGTAAGTCAAGTTTTTTCATAAAGAAACTTACTTTTGCAGTGGTATAATCAACCACTTTTTTAGTTGTTAGATCACTTTTGTTTCCAACCAGCAATTTATTGACATTATCACATGCATAACGATCAATTTCTTCCAACCATTGCTTGACATTACTGAATGAATCTTGGTCTGTACAATCGTAGACAACAATGATACCGTGCGCACCTCTGTAGTAACTGGATGTTATGGTTCGGAATCTTTCCTGACCAGCGGTGTCCCATATTTGAAGTTTTATTGTTTTGCCATCTAAATCAATTGTTctaattttctacaaaattaatGATGATTACACTTTGTAAAACATACTGATCAACAATAACTTACGAAATCTACACCAATGGTGCTAATATAGCTTTCTGTGTAAGTATCATCCTGCAAAGAAAAATATGAACATTAACTTAGAATTGATTGGATTAGATCAATTTAACCAATCATCTAAATACAGGCAGTTTGGATCAAGCACAATTTCTGCACTCTataatatttgagtgaaaaataaaatattcaataaaaaaaaaaaaaattcaataaaaaatatatatattgttcCAAACCAGAAATTGGTGTTTAGTACTTAGAAATTGAAGGGAAAGTACAGTACTTCTTTGAAGTTTATTGAATTATAGACAGCAGCACTGTTATTGACACCAACAGACAAGGATATTTTCTTAAAACTGTTATTATTTGGTATTAAATTGTTGCTCATGAGTCTATCAGAGGTAGTGGGAGCAttatcattttttgttttcgatctcgaattttaaattttctactCGCAAATGgcatttcaaataattctaaAAAACTTTGGTTTCGTATTCTTTGGTATATCAGCATATCCTTGTTACAGCCTTCACTTCTACAAGACATATCCGACTGTGATGAAATTTGGTGTAGATATCCACAATCCAGTTAACAATTTTAGGTTTTCTAGATAAAGGGTACGCGTTGGGCATGCGCAAACATGAAATTCTTGGGAAAATTGTTATGGGTATTACAACCGATAGTAAGTGATTTCAAGGAAATTTTAGCTCTTTTTGATATACTAAGGCGAAATTTGGATCTTCAGGTATTTCAATAATTCGCATTCTACCAGTACGATTTTTGCATTGGCATTTAGGTTGTCTAACCATGTATCCCAACATCCTTGTAAAAATCTTAACTTCCACAATTTTTTTACGATTCCAATGAAATTCGGTATGCCTATCCACCTTGGATCGTGGATGGTCTTATATGAAATTTAACAATTCTGGGTTGAACATGCATGAAAGAGAAATTTCCGGAATTTCCATATCTCTGAAAATTTGTATGGATATTTGGATCAAAATgggtttcatgaaaatttcaagtgtttCTGATGTCCTGCCCATATGTTAACGTGAAATAACTGGGATCTCAAAATTTCACATTCTACCACTCTGATTCCTCAATAGTGCAGGTGAACTGACTTAGTCATAAGGGCTGTTTTGGAGAAAGATAATAAAAGTTTTGTGGTTGGTGATATGAACTTAgaaattctacaaaaaaaactGGCCATTAATGTGAatgattataaaataaaaaaatatattatctatACAATGATGGTATAATAAGTAACACCCCCAAACCATTACACCAATAGTCCTGTGGACAAAAGCATACCAAACATCAAAATAACGATTGACTTGAACCTTTTGATATTATATTGTCATGTGAAATTCTTGGGCTACTTGAATTTCAATGGGATTCTTAATAATTGTATGAGAcaaggaaatttttttctacatgCATTTCTCTCAGTACATCACTGATACTTTGTATTAGTCTTTTAGAGTTCAccaaaatttaaacattattgACACCTACCAAGAGGTAGAAAATAGGGCATCTTAAATATCTGACAGTATGTTTGCGTATGTGAGAGAGGAAGAATGCAGTTATTGGTTTCAATCTCAAgattgtattttattttcattaataaattcTTCCACGAGTGTGCTCATGATAAATACTTCCTTCTAGTCACAAGAATTCTGGATTTTACTAAAGTATAAGATGTAAGGTGTGTTTTAACAGGTGTAAGAAACAGATTTTAGGCTATTGTGCATGATAAAAGTGATTTGAAATTGGTTTATTACATGTGTGATAACAAACCAACACCGTTCTGATGTGCAGTTTGACAAATAGTCTTTATATACTAGGAATATAAATCTACTGTTATTCTTCATCTGTTTCAACATATAGCTCCATCTATTTCTATTAATAAAGTGGGAATATTAAAAAGTATATATGAGATTTTTAAAAAGTAAAGCTCTCATAGACCTCAGTGTCATACTTCCAAAAGCTTCTTTACATAAAGACAGATAGCTACTGTTTATATTATTCTTATATTTTGGAGATTTAGGTCTTAGTTACCAGGATAATGAGTGAATGTctaaattaattttctatattggAAATCAAAATAGGTGTTGGGTTTCTTGTTTAGTAGTTGTTCAGTTACTTCCTTTGTAATGTCTTTTTCATAGTTTTTCTAAAACTAGAAGGATGATtagtatgtaatttttattttatatggaGGAGATGAAGCTTGGTTtcgttaatgattttttttgtttcaaaagaaggaaaaaatatttgattgaagCAATGCCTGTAACTTTCAATGAGGTGTCCATCACATACATATTTAATGAATGAGTTCAGAGCGATATACTCACCGCAAATCGAAGCAAAAGACATGACTTTCCTACTCCTGAATCGCCAATAAGAAGAAGTTTGAACAGGTAATCGCtgaaaaacaataatatatCAAAGATTTGTGAAGACTAAGAAAGTGAATAAAATTAAACTGTTAAAAAAAACAAGGTAAATGTAAGTTTTTGTTAATTTATAGGGGatattcattaaataaaacttttGTTATAAATGAAGTGCACATAATGAGCTACAAATTTATTAACTATTGCAACTATTGTTTCTAGTACTTAGTACTGTATTATATGGAAATTAGATATAAGTATCCCCACTGAAGTTTTAGTAAGCACATTCTATTGAACAATTTGTAAAATGCTTGTAAAGATTTTGTAGATAAGAGAGTGGTTACTACAATTTCATTATACTATGTCTATTGTGAACTTGTGCAATTTTTTATCACAGAGTTCAAACTAGCTCATTGATGTTTCCTAAAGGACTTCAAAGAATGTTTCATAAAGTCACAATTTCAGTGCTAGAGAATGAGGTaccattatatttatttattgctaaTAAACTGACTTATTCTTTACCCTTGATTTCCTaccaatgaaaattttgttgttgttgcccatttttagaattcaattgaaaaaattaaaatgacttTCAAACTGATGCCATGGAAAGATGAATCATTCAAAGAAAATTGGCTATTAAAATATCTTGTGACATTTGTGTTACTTCTTTTCTGCATTTTATTGTTGACatgttcaaatattttatttgggGGGGGACTTTAAATTACATCTCTGAATTGGTTTAAGCTGATGATATCAGATCTGATTTCCTTTTGTTTCAGGTGGTTTTTGTCTTCACAAACATTCTTTTATATTCATCTTGAAAGCCTACTCCAAGAGAACCACAGTGAGCACAATTCAAGACTACACAAACTACTTAACAATAGAAAACAATAATCACAGGATATCAAGAAGAAATTCAACTTACaaggaagaaagagaaaatgaaaCATGAAATGTTTTAACAGtacagtttttgaaatattatccaTGTTacaattatgaaattatttcttcaatcaacattaaaattttttagAGTGATTTGATTCTTTCTATTGATAGGATGTTATAATAACATAGGAATTAAGAGGTATATACTGAAATGTTCAAATGATTGGGAAATATATTGTTCAATAATGGTTATAGCAAAGTCTATTGCCATTATTTATCAATAATCTTTCAGTTGTTAGATAGTAAGAATAATACATTCTTTCAAAGATATCATATCAATAAtactaatataataataataataatagaattatttaaGTAATCGCCCTTCCTTTAAAATAATCAAATGAAAACTTATAGGtatattctatatacaaatAATATAGTAATTCTCTAAATACTTATGAGTTGTACACAACCTACACATGGCAACCCTGAAATGCATATTGGTTGatttataattaaataaaagAATTGATTGAACCAAGATCTAACATTTTGAAATGAGGACAAAGAAACATTACGCCCCTTCATGACTGtcaaaaaatatatctttgGGAATTACCTTACAACGAATATATAGACATGATGGATTTCaaacatgaaaatttaaaaaatagatATACGAAGGTATGCAAATGGATGAATCATTAAAAGGTGCCAATTTCAAATGACGTAGGTAAGATTGAATTTAAGTACTTctaacataaaatgaaaagtaAACCCGTGACATGTAGATGAGTAAATTTTATTTCACATTGGTTGAATccaatttgaaggaaaaaaatagtCTTCAATGTTGGATGaggaaacattaaaatatttccaTGGAATGCGCAATTAACGTCAAAATACACCTTCCTACCATTGttgagtaaaatgaaaacatCAAATGGAATCGATACTTACTATTCAGGATTCATTTTCACAAGTTGTattttataatgttttaatAGTTCAAAAAGAAAGTTAGAGTATTGTTTACGTCCAAGAAACTACACTACTACTTATAAGTTGAAAAACTGTTCTCTTGTAAGAAGACAAATGGCTGCACTACGTTATCAAACCACAGACGAATTGACAACTTGGCTCACATAGAAAAAAATGTAATCTGTTTTTATCTATAAGAAGTGTAGCTGCGTTCAGTTCAGTGCTTTCGCATACTGGCAGAGATATCTCTGCATTCTGACGAGGTTGCGGTCAGCAGGTCAGCTCGGAAAAAGGAGAGTCCAAAGGACCAACAATATCCTTGTGACAATAGAAACCGATGCAAATTTGAGTTTTCAGATAGACTCAGATGCTGAAGCTCAAAAAAACCTCaacacgctctattagtgatgacgtcacacaccgctcagttctcctgtcagtgttcggaatccaaacaaacaaactgtcattcaaattagtacgttgtcgttgaagaaattggcttattttgataaataagattatttaaggaacgtttttactattaattgatagacagaaggcacgagattaatgccagtaagttcgaacttgaagttcaactaataaacacggctttttacaaaatctggggaatgatacaggattcaaacttactggtattagggccagttgcaccatttgcctaaacattgattaaaaattcaaacgttgattactctatgatttctcaagagaaatcaggaattaatcaatgtttattcAAATGGTACAACTGGCccttaacctcgttccttctgtctatcaattaatactaaaatcgttcctcaaatactcttatttatgaaaataagccaatttcttcaatgacaccgtactaatttaaatgacaatttatttgtttggattccgaatactgacagtagaaccaaaaatggcagtgtgtgacgtcacactaatagagcgtatacatagacctaatattgaTATTACGTCTATGAGCGTATAGGATAGCTCATTcttcaacttgttttagaatacatTATCGAGTAATTTTGGGTTCTccacatagacctaatatcaatttgaataatttgataGCGATAGGTCAATGCATAGATTAACGAAGTATATGGTTTTTCAGATTGATGGAAATGGAAAACGAAAATAgaataatttacaaaaaaattgaacaaaatcaGAATGTATATAGAATTCAAGTCTCCATTGGTATAAGTTGCCTTTCTCTGATAATATTGCatgaaattaatgaagaatTACAAATTTACAAAACAGCAATGGTATAGTAGAAAAAAATGGATTTGTAGTTTTTTATGATCATAATATAGATTCTAGatcaacacttgaagaaacagGCTGAAGAATTGTGTATGAACCTGAAGGAATACtgggaaaaattaatttcttttttcgaaaatacgTGTAAAgctaaatttcatattgataagAATGTTCTTACTATAACTGAAGATGTTAATGAGCATGTTCATGTTAAATACTTCTGTTGCAATCTTGAGAAGGTGAGTAAGTGAAATTAAGGAAACATTTGATTACTGGAGCTTTTacgtttgaaaattcaattatttttgaagagATGCTAATTCTGAAAATTGTTTCTAGCTTATCAAAGAGCACTTAAATTATGATTTACCTGatttatttttagtttgcaCTAACTTATAAGTCAGTAAGGAAAAAATGATTGGTAGGTAgatcatgaaattttcagggtatttTCAGTTACCAAATACAGAATGACACTTTGGTGGTTTATCATTACTGATGAGTTTGTATCCTTTGATCATTGAAGATATATATTCTCACTAGTTACGTATTGCTCTCAGTTAAAATTGATAGGTCTTTCTCTAAGGTAACAAACAAACATAGTAACAACACTGGTAATGCCTTCAAAGTACAATAATTTCTCCTCAATTACACAAGCTCCGAGTATCTTAGAGGAAATGACAACCAGAATAATTTTGCTACTTATTACCTGTATTCATAAACTATATTTTCATCTATGATTGAGTGTCCTTATGAGATCTTATGCACAACACTTTGAATTGTTTACAGAAAAATAAATGGTGGAACTCTTAACAAACATTACTTTCCCATAATGTTGGTCATAGGCAAATGAGTTGAGCCATTACTTGATTCTTGCATGAAACTAATGATACCTATTATATattgtagaagtttcattggTTCAAATGCTGATATACAGAGAGGAATGGTCTCTTGAACCATTTCGCTCTCCTATATTTTGTTAGATACTTTTTTAGGTTAtactttatattttttgttgttgatcaTTTGACattgttattcattttatttgtatttAAGGTATTCTGTTGCCCATAAATATGCATATACTGATGGCTTAACCAGCTCTTGTAAATGGCAGTTTGGCTATTTGGTTAAAACTAATAGTTCAATAATTGTGTTCAAAACGCAAAATTTCCATTGATTTTAACACCAATCAAAACATTAAGTTAAACTTCAAATTCTGTATAACACTTGAACCACATCAGGTAATTGAAAAGATTGGTGTTAAATTATTGAAGTACCTATTTGTCACAGTTGCAAACACACTTTTCTGTTTTCCAGTGGAATATGGTGTTTCCAGTTAACAGAAATCTTTTATCAATCCTAGGTTGTAAGACTCAGAGAATCATTGTGCCATAGCCGTCTTTATTATCCATAAAGGAAGCTATGATTGTGCTGTAAAACTTCTACACCATCTTTCATTCTATTACATTACATTTATGTATCTTATCATTCATAAGGATGTTAGAATGACATTATACACTTTGaacattaataattattaataatctatctatattctgagGTCTTTACATATATGTCTAGAATACTATGAATTTTTCATCTCAAAAGACTTTTTATTTACAGGTTAGATATTCTTATATAGGAAGTCTAATTGATGATTTGCAACTTCAAAAATCAAATGCAGAACAACTTCAGAGAAATGTTGTTCAATATGAACAAAAGTTGAATGAATTAGTTGAAAGGAAGAAAATTGATGAACAAACAATGTTGAGTAACTTTGTGTTgcttctgaatgaaaaaaaaagaagaattcaacATCTTAATGAATTGCTTGAAGTATACAGCAAGAATCCATCTTTAGCAGATCCTGTGACAGTAAACACTAAGCAAAATAATAgaaggaaaattaaaaaaattaaattagatGAACAAGTTTCCAAGGTGAAAGAGGAAATTTCAGAAACAAGTTCAGATTCTGATATAAGTAATGATCAGCATACTTCTGATCCAATCAGCAAGTCTGACTTCTTTTATGAATCTCCATCTGAAGTAGATTCATCAATAATCAAACTCCCAACCTTGGATACTTCTGAAAATTATGCAAATATTTTACCAAGCACTAGTAAAATGATAGATTCAAATATAAATCCCAAGGATGAGGATAAAACGGCAATAATTGTATCAGCTGATTCTCAAACAATTAATATTAATACTCAGGAAATGATACAAGAATTAGTAAAATGAGTACAAATctgattttatatgttttttttgctAGCACATTAAAATGTGTATCATTCCCCTTCCTTGCagatcaaatattcataaagaaaattataatttggaATATGATGCATATCTACAGGCTGACCAGAATAAAATAATCCAGTATAATAGACTATTTTATATTTGACATAAAATAACGATTAAAGGTTTACTCATACTGTTACTGCTTTGGGTATATGCCACAACGTTCGCACCATTCCCACCGTAAGCACCCTAACCCTATAAgtgctttccagccaacgtcaagagctcctcggtacagcaccgaagcgcacttgtagtgttctagtaaacagggcgtcgagccctcgcgttaccttcccctttcccctgaAGCACCCCTCGCATTTACGGGACTTCGAGCcctgacaggtgtgagagagaaagaagaccgttacttcgcataaaAGGTGCTCCAGCCAAAGTCAGGAGCTCCGaagcgcacttgtagtgttccagtaaacagggcgtcgagccctcgcgttaccttcccctttcccctgaAGCACCCACCGCATTTGCGGGACTTCGAGCcctgacaggtgtgagagagaaagaagaccgttacttcgcTTAAAGTAGGAGACAGCTGTagaacgctggtttgtttacgtttaatttgacagtttcgttttggcgcgttccactcatagcaagggctcgaagtagggatgtgtggttcgttcaatttcgacgaCCCGGGTCGAACCAGATCAATAGCTCTGACGACCCGGTTCAAAAGACCCGTTCAATTGACCCAATGGTTCTTTTCAGCTCACTAGCTCAGATCGAACCATGCACGATTTGCGCATGATTCAAAGATCCGTAGATCTGGTTCTTTCGTTCCTTCTTTTCTTTACCTGGTCAAGTTAAGGTTAAGAATGTTTTTGTTAAGTTAAGATCACCTTTGTATTTGTGGATCGGTATGTTTTTAATAGGATCGAGAATTCGTGATAATGATATATTCGAGACATGATAATAAACATAAAGGAGATAATCCATTATCAAGAAGTTATAAGTTACCGAATTGGCCGAATATAATGAATTGAGTTAATTGAGTTGAGATCTGATCCATGTAatgattatgaaaaaatttcataaaccaATTTATGTCTCGTTCAAATTGAATGATTGCGGATTATTCGAGGTTTTAGCTACTAataaatcatgaatgtatagttTTAACTAAACCTACATtcatgtttctgaaaaatttttatcgaaaaataataaacaatatacaTTAACACATTTTCAAGATATCATAATTGGTAATAGTCATGAGAGGGAGCCATTACAGACAGTTACtatctatcatttttgttcaaaacCGGGTGCCCACTGCCGAGCCGATGATTCATCTGCGAAATTGATGTATTTTATTACTACCAGATGTTTCTTTGCGGTCAACCCATCCGAAATAGTCTACCTAGACTAGAATAACGAACCATTCCATGGATCTTTCGATCTTTGGGACCTAAAAGATccacagattgaatgaactgaacGTGAAAGTTTGACTCATCTGGATCGGTGAgaacgaacgaatcattttCAGCGAGACGACCCGATCGAACCATTCGTTTTGAAGACCCGGGTCTTTTGATCCGTTCGTTCGTGAACGACACATCCCTAGCTCGAAGAtctagtgcgccgagccccggggtgacacgcacctgactggaaagcagcttATGTCTTACGTGAGCGACTAATGTTACGACGCGAACTTTATGTAATGCGCGAGCGATGCGAGCTGCGCGACTTTCAGTgtcctacgttgaaatctacaaacACGACACGGCGAGACAAATATGATTGTGCATTGAGGAAGATCAGCCGCGCGAATTTCCCGCGGatttatcaaataatttgatcgcGCGCAACAGTTTTACGACGGCACGTATGACAGCGTTTTTATATTCTAACgctgtgtcctacgtgagcgaattATTGCGAGCGATTAGAGCGACGCGACCAAACGCGATAtatcaaaccttggaatataatagcgctgtcctacgtgcagtcGTATCGGTCGTAAAACTGTTTCGCGCTCTGTCGgtgatcaaattatttgatatttccaagtGGAATTCGCGCGAACTTCAGTAGTTCTTGATGATGACCGCTCTACAATGAATGATTCAAACGAAGTTTTAATACTGGCTGTTAGAAATTCCAGTATACTCTGGGACAAGACTGATAAAAGATATCATAATCAACTGTTGGTGGATAGAGAATAGAGTAGAATTGCCGATGAACTGGGTGAAACAAGTAAGATTGACGAATTAACTATAGTATtatatacactgagagaagtgtttatttgatattatcgaaaatgcattatagttaatgaatcatttattggatctatcgtcaaacaaatattagtttcatggaaataaataatttatttgaaatcccaccaataatcatcatttattattacacttcatttatttacgcataacttatattaatgatgctgaagaaatatccatttgaaggaaataaatatagttgaggttaatatatcaatgagtaataataaataaatcttatttatatgtaatatgtatccatgcagattgaaaaaaatatttcaattcagtaaaggttaacgtatttcttagattttttttgactGTTTCTATATAGTCAAATGTTCACTATATAGTCAAATGTTGTAGGAAGCAATCTACAATAACTGTGGAATAAATTTAGAGAAGTCCTTAATTGTTTATATAAGTGGTGAAACTCTCCAAAATTCAttcgttccaaaaaaattttatttgttggatttctctatcttcccatttttctgcgtcttacaattagcatttttaaagccacattttcacatatgaataatttacgttttcttgaccacctcattataactgtttctccacaagcgtatgacaacggactgatcttccgcaatgcacaatcccaacccaacccaaccatatttatgtcgcgtttgtagatttcaacgtaggacaaaaaagtcgcgctgctcacatcgctcgcgtagtacataaaattggcgtcgctcgcgtcgtaacattagtcgctcacgtaggacataggGTAATACTGTTTACGACTCTAACTGAGAACTGATTCATAACACAGCAACGTTGCCGGAATTATCAAATTGTAGGTAGTATTGAAGAATCTGGTGATTCGTTGCGAATTTATACAGTAGGGGCAGCACtatacgacggtcgattattcttttttattacgaagtgatttcagctcttttgaaatgtttttctgtagttttttttttacgaataattttaaaataaatcagtgATAAGCCCTTTcatccatatcatcaattcctttgcggaaaacgaaaagttaccaacttttttttttgttttttcattcgcaaattaaaaatagccCGTCCCTGCCTTTCAgatcattgtttgaagaaattatcagaaaaccccATACAAATCGGTGATCTGCAAGAATAGTTATTCCCCTTTAAGTTTTGAACTGACCAGTCAAGTGGTACCATTCCCTCTTAAGAACTAACACTAACACCagaaagttgaccaacttttatggtggatttatgcaccgtacctcaagactaagaactaagaactaaacctaagaattcagtggtgtTTATtcatggtggatttatgcaccgtacctaagaactaaacctaagaattcagtggcgtttatgcactctctagttagttcttagttaaggcatgcgcaagTGCTcgaattactttctatttgttctatactttgatgtttgacgttgatatttattgtgaaaaaattgaatttaattttttcaaatactccttatacttttcatcgataaacacgaataaagaacataaaatgatagaaactggtactcgttaatattgaaattctatgcggcgcacgtgtacttctatattttacctgagccctcaGTTCTTAGTcaacagttggcctgctagtgttagttcttaggaaacgtgcataaacgccctcattgatttgttagtgttcaattcttaggtcttagttcttagctacagtgcataaatccaccattaacTAAGGGcttaggtaaaatatagaagtgcgcgtgcgccgcatagaatttcaatattaacgagtaccaatttctatcattttatgtgcCATTATTCGTGTTAATCGATGAAAATTATtaggtgtatctgaaaaaataaatttaattttttcacaatcaatatc
It includes:
- the LOC123670827 gene encoding ras-related protein Rab-1A → MNPEYDYLFKLLLIGDSGVGKSCLLLRFADDTYTESYISTIGVDFKIRTIDLDGKTIKLQIWDTAGQERFRTITSSYYRGAHGIIVVYDCTDQDSFSNVKQWLEEIDRYACDNVNKLLVGNKSDLTTKKVVDYTTAKEYADQLGIPFLETSAKNATNVEQAFMTMAAEIKNRVGPPCSPSDQASKLKIDQSRPVESTKSGCC
- the LOC123670825 gene encoding putative leucine-rich repeat-containing protein DDB_G0290503 isoform X1 codes for the protein MEMENENRIIYKKIEQNQNVYRIQVSIGISCLSLIILHEINEELQIYKTAMILDQHLKKQAEELCMNLKEYWEKLISFFENTCKAKFHIDKNVLTITEDVNEHVHVKYFCCNLEKVRYSYIGSLIDDLQLQKSNAEQLQRNVVQYEQKLNELVERKKIDEQTMLSNFVLLLNEKKRRIQHLNELLEVYSKNPSLADPVTVNTKQNNRRKIKKIKLDEQVSKVKEEISETSSDSDISNDQHTSDPISKSDFFYESPSEVDSSIIKLPTLDTSENYANILPSTSKMIDSNINPKDEDKTAIIVSADSQTININTQEMIQELVK
- the LOC123670825 gene encoding uncharacterized protein LOC123670825 isoform X2 produces the protein MNLKEYWEKLISFFENTCKAKFHIDKNVLTITEDVNEHVHVKYFCCNLEKVRYSYIGSLIDDLQLQKSNAEQLQRNVVQYEQKLNELVERKKIDEQTMLSNFVLLLNEKKRRIQHLNELLEVYSKNPSLADPVTVNTKQNNRRKIKKIKLDEQVSKVKEEISETSSDSDISNDQHTSDPISKSDFFYESPSEVDSSIIKLPTLDTSENYANILPSTSKMIDSNINPKDEDKTAIIVSADSQTININTQEMIQELVK